One Harpia harpyja isolate bHarHar1 chromosome W unlocalized genomic scaffold, bHarHar1 primary haplotype SUPER_W_unloc_4, whole genome shotgun sequence genomic window, TCATCCATAGTGGCCCCAAATGACATCCCTAGTACCCCAAAATGTCCCCATGGGCCCCAAATTGCATCCCTAGTACCCCAAAATGTCCCCATGGGCCCCAAATTGCATCCCTGGTACCCAAAAATGCCCCCATGGGCCCCAAATTGCATACCTGGTACCCCAGTTTGCCCCCCAGTGCCCCACATCACCCCATAGCAGCCTCAGATGCCCTCACCAGGCTCTAACTTGCCCCACTGGACCCCAGTTTGCATCCCCAGTTGCCCATGATGGGCCCCATATTGTAGTCCTGGTGCCCCAAATTGCCCTCTAGGTACCTCAAATTACCCCCCCATGCCCCCAAATCGCCCCTCCCATGTCTCAAATCACTCCATCAAGCCCTGACTTGCCCAAAATCTCCTTCCCCTGTACCCCAAAATGCCTGATTGGGCCCTGAATTGCACCCCCCCCCCGAGTACCTTGAACCACCCTCCAGCCACCCCCCCATCTCACTGAACCCCAAATTGTTACCTGGTGCAACAGGGGCTGCCAGGGGCACACAGGCATCCTGCAGCCCCATGAAAACCTTGTGGGTCCTGGCGAGGTCATCAGGGGCTGAATCCACCGACCCCAAAACCCCTTGCTTTGgttcaaaaacatttatttttttttaacaacttttaaCATCAGCAGCGAtggctgcttctgcccctctGCCAGTGGCATGGAACGGGatcagggctgggaggggatgcGGCTGCCAGGGCGCTTGCCGGGTGTTTGCGGGGCTCAGAGAGGGACAAgatggaaaccagaaaaaaaatatacatctgAGAACCCTGAAAGTGGTTAAAGCTTAGAGAGttgcctaaaaaaaccccagaaatttaAGCAGGAAGGTGGGTTGACACCCCAATACCTCAATTTAAAGCATTTCAGGgttgctgctctccagcctcttctgGATCATCTCCATGAGGGAGTCGGAGTAGGCACGGAGCAGTGCCAGGGTTTCGGGGTCCGGTGGCGGTGCTGGTGCTGGACCATCGGTGCCGATGGTGGCGTCAATGTGGCGGGTCACGGTGTGGGAGCACAGCTCGGCTTTCATCCAGCCAAAAAGGCCGGCCAGCGCGGTCCTCGCCTGGAGGAGGTCCTCCTTGGTGGCCTCAGCACAGAGGGTCACCTACGGGAGAGGGGTCCCATCATCACTCTGATTCTTTGCTGGCTGGTTAAAATGCTCCCCCCACACCTCAGCTCTGAAATGAGCCACCAGCGGCGGGTTTTGGGGGGTCCAACTCCACAGGCGTGGCCAAAATACATCAGCCGTTGGTCATCTGAGGGAGGAGAAGCAAACaacacccacccccaccccctgaaATGCTGTGAATTGGGGCGGGggtctccccccccctttttgggAGGCACCAACCTGGTTGTAGAGCCCCAGCATCTCCTGGAAGCGGGTACGCAGCAGCCACAGGGCCGTGGCAAAGGTCTCGACCCACAAGTGGGATCCTGCGGGCACCACGGCTGCCATGAGCCTTGTGCGCCCCCTGCTTCAGGAGGGGGACAACAAAAACCCACCTCGTCCCCATCCGGGAGGCAGTTTTGGGGTGAAGGAAGCCCCTCTTTGTCTTCAGACACACACCTGTGGGCATCAgagcctgtttcctctcccattttCCAAGGTTTTTCATCCAGCAGTTTCTAAAAAGTTGACAGAAGCGCCGCTGAGCCCAGCCCGAGgaaggaaaatgccttttttttgggTGTTTCTCCCAAAGATTTTCCCCTCCCTTAGGCAAAAAACTGACTCGCCTCCGATTGTTGGAGCTCCTGGGATGTTTTCAGCTGGTCCCTGAGCGGCTcctgggcacaggcagggctctgTGGCCGGGGCCGTGCCTGCAGGGGGAAGGTGGCCACCAGCCTGCGGGACAAGAGAAGGAGTTGGGAGCAGGAAACCACTTCCCTGCCAGACGGACGGACAGACGCGGCACCCAATGCCCACCTGCTCTTCTGGCAGTGCAAGAGGAACCGGGCTGAAATGCTCAAGCGCGGGTTCAAGAACAAGTTTTTTCCTCATCCTCAGGTTTGGGAGGTTTCAAATCCTTTAAGGAGCCATCAAACTTCTCTGTGGCCATGGGGTAGGAAGCGTTAGCTCGGCCATCACTGTGATCCGCCCGGATCGGCCATGCCAAATGCGCTGGCACCATCTGCCCACGGTTTCTCCTGTTACCTTCAGCATCCACCAGCGTCTCAAAGTGCTGCTTGAGGTATTTCTCCTGC contains:
- the LOC128138174 gene encoding WD repeat-containing protein 62-like; the encoded protein is MVAFLSGSVPADEDLAGSAGEVEEPEENPPQSSSLPQTPEQEKYLKQHFETLVDAEEKFDGSLKDLKPPKPEDEEKTCS